GTCGTTCTCCTTGATGAGCGAGGTCTCGCCCATCAGGACCGCGCCGACCTCGTTCTCGTCGAGGTTCAGCGCCATGCCCATGACGACGTGGCCGTCGGCGCTGACGAACTCGAGAAGCTCGCCGGCCATCGCGCCCTTGAGGCCGCTGCACCGCGCGATGCCGTCGCCGATCATCTCGACGGTACCGACCTCGCGTACGTCGACCTCGGCGGCGAACGAGCCGAGCTGTGCCTTCAGGACCTCGCTGATGTGGCTCGCAGTGATCTCCGCCACCTAGCCCTCACCTCCCTGGGGGGTGCTCGAAAGGACGGCGCGCATCGCGTTCACCTGAGACGACAGGGTCCCGTCGAGCACGCGGCCCGCGACCTTGATACGGATTCCGCCCAGCACCGCCGCGTCGACGCGCTCGCGCAGCGCGACGGGCCGGCCCAGCGAGGCGGACAGCTTGCCGGTCACGCTGGACCGGAGCGCCTCGTCGAGCGGGACGGCGGTCGTGACCTCGGCCACGACGATGCCCCGCTCCTTCTCTGCGATCTCGCGGTAGGCGGCCGCGACGGCGTCGATCGACGCCGCCTCGCCGCGCTCGGCGAGCAGCCCCGCGACGGCGACCGCCTCCGGCGACTGGGCGGTGAAGACGTCGCGCACGATGGCGCGCTTCTTCTCGCCCGGCACCGCAGGGTCGGCCAGCGCGTCGCGCAGGGCGACGTTGCCGCGGATGGCCTCGACGATGGCGGCCAGCGACTCGTCGGCCGCGTCCACCGAGTCCGTCAGGGCGGCGAGATCGTAGAGGGCCCGTGCGTAGGCCCCTGTCGTCTCGCTAGTTGTCATTCAGACCGCCCGCCTCCGCGACGAAGCGCTCGATCAGCTTGGCGTGCGCCTTCGCGTCGAGCGTCTCGCCGATGAGCTTGGACGCGACCG
The nucleotide sequence above comes from Actinomycetota bacterium. Encoded proteins:
- the atpH gene encoding ATP synthase F1 subunit delta — protein: MTTSETTGAYARALYDLAALTDSVDAADESLAAIVEAIRGNVALRDALADPAVPGEKKRAIVRDVFTAQSPEAVAVAGLLAERGEAASIDAVAAAYREIAEKERGIVVAEVTTAVPLDEALRSSVTGKLSASLGRPVALRERVDAAVLGGIRIKVAGRVLDGTLSSQVNAMRAVLSSTPQGGEG